In Candidatus Nanoarchaeia archaeon, a genomic segment contains:
- a CDS encoding DUF2304 family protein codes for MLGVQILGVLFAMFMMYLAFLNKKRSHFTNKEYLAWMFLWIFFILITLFPTALSGFVVDIIALQRPLDFYIIAGFMFLIGSLFYTYALVRQNQRKLEEIVRKTAFESVQKKAQ; via the coding sequence ATGCTCGGAGTCCAGATACTTGGCGTGTTGTTCGCAATGTTCATGATGTACTTGGCATTTCTTAACAAAAAGCGCAGCCATTTTACCAATAAAGAGTACCTTGCCTGGATGTTCTTATGGATATTTTTTATTCTTATCACACTCTTCCCAACAGCCCTCAGCGGCTTTGTTGTAGACATCATTGCGCTCCAGCGGCCGCTTGATTTTTATATCATTGCAGGCTTCATGTTCCTCATAGGATCCCTGTTTTATACCTATGCCTTGGTTCGCCAAAACCAGAGGAAGCTTGAGGAGATTGTAAGAAAAACTGCATTTGAAAGCGTCCAAAAGAAGGCTCAGTAG